A genomic region of Ignavibacteria bacterium contains the following coding sequences:
- a CDS encoding energy transducer TonB, translated as MPVYKTPKADLRRKYTRYVEISLIISLALLIIAFKFFPKVEAGEKQVQAVQELVNVEDIVKTKQENRPPPPPKPPIPIESPSDNVLEDVEIGSTEIDLTQQIEAPPPPPKEEKKIVEEDIQYFEVVEEMPEPIGGIEAIQKKIVYPEIAKRAGVEGKVYILAYVDENGNVTKTEVLKGIGAGCDEAAEKAVRETKFKPGKQRGKPVRVKVAVPIIFKLN; from the coding sequence ATGCCAGTATACAAAACACCAAAAGCTGATCTAAGGAGAAAATATACAAGGTATGTTGAGATAAGTTTAATTATCTCCTTAGCTTTATTAATAATCGCTTTTAAGTTTTTCCCAAAAGTAGAAGCAGGTGAGAAACAGGTTCAAGCAGTTCAAGAGCTTGTTAATGTTGAGGATATCGTAAAAACTAAACAGGAAAATCGTCCTCCACCTCCACCAAAACCACCAATACCAATTGAATCACCATCTGATAATGTGCTCGAAGATGTTGAGATCGGAAGTACTGAGATTGATCTAACTCAACAGATTGAAGCTCCACCACCTCCACCGAAAGAGGAAAAGAAAATAGTTGAAGAAGATATCCAGTATTTTGAAGTTGTGGAAGAGATGCCTGAACCAATTGGTGGAATAGAAGCAATTCAGAAAAAGATTGTTTATCCTGAAATTGCCAAAAGAGCTGGTGTTGAAGGTAAAGTTTACATCTTAGCTTATGTTGATGAAAATGGTAATGTGACTAAAACTGAAGTTTTAAAAGGAATTGGCGCTGGCTGTGATGAAGCAGCTGAAAAGGCTGTCCGTGAAACTAAGTTTAAACCAGGTAAACAAAGAGGAAAACCAGTCAGAGTAAAAGTTGCTGTTCCTATTATTTTCAAGCTTAATTAA
- a CDS encoding histidine triad nucleotide-binding protein, with protein sequence MDCIFCKIINKEINSEIVFENENIIGFNDINPVAPYHVLFVPKKHIDKISNVESSDINLLGELIFQAKEYAKKLGIDESGFRLVLNTGKNAGQAVFHIHLHLIGGRMMSWPPG encoded by the coding sequence GTGGATTGTATTTTCTGCAAAATCATAAACAAAGAGATCAATTCTGAAATCGTTTTTGAAAACGAAAACATCATCGGATTTAATGATATAAATCCAGTTGCTCCCTATCATGTTCTTTTTGTCCCAAAGAAACATATTGATAAAATCAGTAATGTTGAATCGAGTGATATCAATTTGCTTGGCGAGTTAATCTTCCAGGCAAAAGAATACGCAAAAAAATTAGGTATTGATGAAAGTGGTTTTCGACTTGTACTTAATACAGGCAAAAACGCTGGTCAAGCAGTTTTTCATATTCATCTGCATTTGATTGGTGGCAGAATGATGTCCTGGCCTCCAGGATGA